One genomic region from Haloarcula taiwanensis encodes:
- a CDS encoding CopG family transcriptional regulator, with the protein MPKISVEVPAELLNDIDKHVGEDGKFVNRSEAIRASVRKTLDMLDDIDERQGRLDDDQ; encoded by the coding sequence ATGCCCAAGATAAGCGTCGAAGTCCCGGCCGAGCTGCTGAACGACATCGACAAGCACGTCGGCGAAGACGGGAAGTTCGTCAACCGGAGCGAGGCTATCCGCGCTTCGGTGCGAAAGACGCTTGACATGCTCGACGACATCGATGAACGGCAGGGACGACTCGACGATGACCAGTGA
- a CDS encoding preprotein translocase subunit TatC: protein MEDGDADDERRGSEEPPLPSDDESDESPIPTDPVAEADADRETAEVTGPGPAPAGGDEDTVGSHAAPTEAESSDGLFDRDASDIAAAVPADVPTDWGKSTPSPAGAGGAAPTTGGGTAPSYDPDDDIVDEGAPDDEEMPLADHVEEMAMRLFVVVGVMAVVAVIALPYSDELINFLWYSFLDGPASQCGQVATNADGSVVEGADCPNVYNPLALILARLKVSSLVGFIVALPVFVYQTYLFMRPGLYPRERRYYLAAVPTSLVLAAVGVGFAYFAVLRAMFDYFITYSDRAADLAFGLSETFNLIILMLGLFALIFQIPLFVMLAVMMGVTTRQWLQDRRLYFWGGFAAVAFLFSPDPTGMAPLMVAVTMIGLFEGTLLLLRWTGSTSPIPTADDLAARRPVAWLTAGIAGYVLSPAPVPTGYYEQLPATVTETLAAVGLGNATPMLVGGGMIVLFEALAYVNKNYYGSVKLWRGFRAARLPVWAVAIVVGYLGSPDPTLFRLVNQFSLPRNAAIAAAAGLVLLYEGTIAVARWRNRGE, encoded by the coding sequence ATGGAGGACGGTGACGCAGACGACGAGCGGCGCGGGTCCGAAGAGCCGCCACTACCGTCCGACGACGAATCCGACGAGTCGCCGATCCCCACCGACCCCGTGGCCGAGGCCGATGCCGATCGGGAGACGGCCGAGGTGACAGGCCCGGGTCCCGCGCCGGCCGGCGGTGACGAGGACACTGTTGGCTCGCACGCCGCGCCGACCGAAGCCGAATCCAGCGATGGGCTGTTCGACCGGGATGCGTCGGATATCGCCGCCGCCGTCCCGGCGGACGTTCCGACCGACTGGGGCAAGTCGACGCCCTCGCCGGCTGGTGCCGGTGGTGCTGCGCCGACGACCGGTGGCGGGACCGCACCGAGCTACGACCCCGACGACGATATCGTCGACGAGGGCGCACCCGACGACGAGGAGATGCCGCTGGCCGACCACGTCGAGGAGATGGCGATGCGGCTGTTCGTCGTCGTCGGCGTGATGGCCGTCGTCGCCGTCATCGCCCTGCCGTACTCCGACGAACTCATCAATTTCCTGTGGTACTCCTTCCTCGATGGCCCGGCAAGCCAATGCGGTCAGGTCGCGACGAATGCCGATGGCAGTGTCGTCGAAGGGGCGGACTGTCCGAACGTGTACAACCCGCTTGCGCTGATTCTGGCGCGGCTGAAAGTGTCGTCACTGGTCGGCTTTATCGTCGCGCTCCCGGTGTTCGTCTACCAGACGTACCTGTTCATGCGACCGGGGCTGTACCCCCGCGAGCGGCGCTACTACCTCGCGGCGGTCCCGACGAGTCTCGTGCTCGCGGCCGTCGGCGTCGGCTTCGCGTACTTCGCGGTCCTGCGGGCGATGTTCGATTACTTCATCACCTACTCCGACCGCGCGGCCGACCTCGCCTTTGGCCTCAGCGAGACGTTCAACCTCATCATCCTGATGCTCGGGCTGTTCGCGCTCATCTTCCAGATTCCGCTGTTCGTGATGCTCGCGGTGATGATGGGCGTGACGACGCGCCAGTGGCTTCAGGACCGGCGGCTGTACTTCTGGGGTGGCTTCGCCGCCGTGGCGTTCCTGTTCAGTCCCGACCCGACCGGGATGGCCCCGCTGATGGTCGCGGTGACGATGATCGGCCTGTTCGAGGGGACCCTGTTGCTCCTGCGGTGGACCGGCAGCACGTCGCCGATCCCGACCGCCGACGACCTCGCCGCTCGTCGCCCGGTCGCGTGGCTGACCGCCGGTATCGCCGGCTACGTCCTCAGCCCCGCGCCGGTCCCGACAGGCTACTACGAGCAACTGCCAGCCACAGTGACTGAGACGCTCGCAGCCGTCGGCCTCGGGAACGCCACGCCGATGCTCGTCGGCGGTGGGATGATCGTCCTGTTCGAGGCGCTAGCCTACGTGAACAAGAACTACTACGGCTCGGTCAAGCTCTGGCGCGGGTTCCGGGCCGCCCGCCTGCCGGTGTGGGCTGTCGCCATCGTCGTCGGCTACCTCGGCAGCCCTGACCCGACGCTGTTCCGGCTCGTGAACCAGTTCAGCCTCCCGCGAAACGCCGCCATCGCCGCCGCCGCCGGCCTTGTCCTCCTCTACGAGGGGACCATCGCCGTCGCGCGCTGGCGAAACCGGGGTGAATAA
- a CDS encoding preprotein translocase subunit TatC — translation MASAIDEDTVQTVQSGRATLGAMLRSAQVHLQKVFVVFVIGMIGTIMGLQYGVWDTLRADLLYSQMDLTTQEATSIVAVTPFDVILLQVKIGAVIGILMSLPLLIYFGRDGLRQRGWWPAEHIPTWKGALFVTISLGLFFGGVAYAYELFFPLMFNFLAGDAFKAGFTPQYSIVKWFQFVFLLAVSFGLAAQLPLVMTVLSYTEIVPYETFRDKWRYAVMGIFAFGALFSPPDPFTQIMWAAPLCGLYGISLALAKLAMLVRRSGDLVSTSAVAREHWNTILGGAVLGGGVVYYVLATPAFQYIQQFAEVFPSDRLTGDIQPPALFGLPVESTAVLLAVGFGVIGAVVVLYYHVLTALSEKAGPGQVGDPTAIDISELNASAVEVAPPEVFEEMSEDEALAHADRALADDNKEKAQAVLDRWDMAHEDDPGSETGDTADGAAESEEEAGVFTSTTAGMVDAFTEDETTEDEIGGYYYDIQFILSALASRAFVILGIFGAVLAAAFLFLYQGGIGTIQRTFVSRLPPEMAADVSIVTLHPVEHLVFIVKFSTILGAVAVIPVVLYFAWPAMRERGLVIGNRNILGIWGGTLFAALIGGSLLGFLYVAPMTISWIAYDQLNSNMVIAYRVSNFGWLVFFLTIGIGLLAEIPVTMFLFHKGGIIPFRLMYERWREVVIAIVALSAILSPSGIFTMFIVGIPTALAYLLGLGVLWVYTLGGRRTSNRRSEPAD, via the coding sequence ATGGCGAGTGCTATCGACGAGGACACCGTCCAGACGGTTCAGAGCGGGCGCGCCACGCTCGGCGCGATGCTTCGCTCGGCGCAGGTGCACCTCCAGAAGGTGTTCGTCGTCTTCGTCATCGGGATGATCGGCACGATCATGGGACTGCAGTACGGCGTCTGGGACACGCTGCGCGCCGATCTCCTGTACTCGCAGATGGACCTCACCACGCAGGAAGCCACGAGCATCGTCGCGGTCACGCCGTTCGACGTCATCCTCCTGCAGGTGAAAATCGGAGCCGTCATCGGGATTCTCATGTCGTTGCCGCTGTTGATATACTTCGGCCGCGACGGACTCCGCCAGCGGGGCTGGTGGCCGGCCGAGCACATCCCGACCTGGAAGGGCGCGCTGTTCGTCACGATCAGCTTAGGGCTGTTTTTCGGCGGTGTCGCCTACGCCTACGAGCTGTTCTTCCCGCTGATGTTCAACTTCCTCGCCGGGGACGCGTTCAAGGCCGGCTTCACGCCACAGTACTCCATCGTCAAGTGGTTCCAGTTCGTCTTCCTGCTGGCCGTCTCCTTCGGGCTCGCCGCTCAGTTGCCGCTCGTGATGACGGTGCTTTCCTACACCGAAATCGTCCCCTACGAGACGTTCCGGGACAAGTGGCGCTACGCGGTGATGGGGATTTTCGCCTTCGGGGCGCTGTTCTCGCCGCCGGACCCCTTCACCCAGATTATGTGGGCCGCGCCGCTGTGTGGCCTCTACGGTATCAGCCTCGCGCTGGCGAAGCTTGCAATGTTGGTCAGACGCTCCGGTGACCTCGTCAGTACCAGTGCCGTCGCCCGAGAGCACTGGAACACGATTCTCGGCGGTGCAGTGCTTGGCGGCGGTGTGGTGTACTACGTCCTAGCGACGCCGGCGTTCCAGTACATCCAGCAGTTCGCTGAAGTGTTCCCGTCCGACCGGCTCACCGGTGACATCCAGCCGCCGGCACTATTCGGCCTCCCGGTCGAGAGTACAGCAGTACTTCTCGCCGTCGGGTTCGGTGTCATCGGTGCTGTCGTCGTCCTGTACTACCACGTCCTGACCGCGCTCTCGGAGAAGGCCGGTCCCGGTCAGGTCGGCGACCCGACGGCCATCGACATCAGCGAACTCAACGCCTCGGCCGTCGAGGTCGCACCGCCCGAAGTGTTTGAGGAGATGAGCGAGGACGAGGCGCTTGCCCACGCCGACCGCGCGCTTGCGGACGACAACAAGGAGAAAGCGCAGGCCGTCCTCGACCGCTGGGACATGGCCCACGAAGACGACCCGGGAAGCGAGACCGGCGATACCGCGGACGGGGCCGCTGAATCGGAGGAAGAAGCGGGCGTGTTCACCTCGACGACCGCTGGCATGGTCGACGCGTTCACCGAGGACGAAACAACCGAAGACGAGATCGGCGGCTACTACTACGACATCCAGTTCATCCTCAGCGCCTTAGCCTCCCGGGCGTTCGTGATTCTGGGCATCTTCGGGGCGGTGCTTGCCGCCGCGTTCCTGTTCCTCTATCAGGGTGGCATCGGGACGATTCAGCGGACGTTCGTTAGCCGGCTCCCGCCGGAGATGGCCGCCGACGTGAGCATCGTCACGCTCCACCCCGTGGAGCACCTCGTGTTCATCGTCAAGTTCTCGACGATACTCGGGGCCGTTGCAGTCATTCCCGTGGTGCTGTACTTCGCGTGGCCGGCGATGCGCGAGCGCGGCCTGGTCATCGGGAACCGCAACATCCTGGGTATCTGGGGCGGGACGCTGTTTGCCGCACTCATCGGCGGAAGCCTGCTCGGGTTCCTCTACGTGGCCCCGATGACCATCTCCTGGATCGCCTACGACCAATTGAACTCGAACATGGTCATCGCCTATCGGGTGAGCAACTTCGGCTGGCTCGTGTTCTTCCTCACCATCGGCATCGGCCTGCTGGCCGAGATTCCAGTGACGATGTTCCTCTTCCACAAGGGCGGTATCATTCCGTTCCGGCTGATGTACGAGCGCTGGCGAGAGGTCGTCATCGCCATCGTCGCCCTCTCGGCGATCCTCTCGCCCAGCGGCATCTTCACGATGTTCATCGTCGGTATTCCAACCGCGCTTGCGTACCTGCTCGGACTCGGCGTCCTCTGGGTGTACACGCTCGGCGGCCGGCGGACGTCGAACCGCCGCAGCGAACCCGCCGACTGA